CAGAAACATTAGGTGAAGAGCGGAAGTGGGTTCATTATGGACTAACTTCAACGGATGTTGTGGACACGGCACTTTCCTATGTGTTGAAGCAAGCTAATGCCATATTATTAAAAGACTTGGAAAACTTTATTGAGATTTTAAGAAATAAAGCAATTGAACACAAAATGACTGTGATGATGGGACGAACTCACGGGGTACATGCGGAACCAACTACTTTTGGCTTAAAGCTTGCACTCTGGTATGAAGAAATGAAACGCAACTTGGAGCGTCTTAAGCAAGCGGCACAGGGGGTAGAGTTTGGAAAAATTTCCGGTGCTGTTGGAACCTATGCAAATATTAATCCATTTGTTGAACAGTATGTTTGTGAAAAATTAGGTCTTGGCCAGGCGCCAATCTCGACGCAAACACTGCAGCGGGACCGCCATGCTCACTACATGTCAGCTATTGCTTTGATTGCTACTTCGATTGAAAAATTTGCGGTAGAGGTTCGTGGACTGCAAAAGAGTGAAACACGTGAAGTAGAAGAGTTTTTTGCAAAAGGACAAAAAGGGTCATCAGCAATGCCGCATAAACGGAATCCAATTGGCTCAGAAAATATGACTGGCATGGCCCGCGTGATTCGCGGTTATATGATGACGGCTTATGAGAATGTTCCGTTATGGCATGAACGTGATATCTCACATTCATCAGCGGAACGCATCATTTTACCAGATGCGACAATTGCTTTGAATTATATGCTAAATCGCTTTGCTAACATTATTAAAAATTTGACTGTTTATCCGGAGAATATGAAGCGCAACATGGAGCGCACCTTAGGGCTAATCTATTCGCAGCGTGTTCTTCTGGCATTAATTGATAAAGGCTTGTCGCGCGAAGAAGCTTACGATACGGTGCAGCCAAAAACGATGGAGGCGTGGGAAAAACAAGTACCATTCCGTGGACTGATTGAAGCGGAAGGAAAAATTACCGCATTGCTTTCTCCTGAGGAAATAGCGGATTGTTTTGACTATCACTATCATCTGCAGCATGTAGATACCATTTTTGATCGATTAGGGTTGAACGGGTAAGGTGCTTAGTGACCGAAACTCAAGGACAATTGAGGATTCGGTCACAAAAAGCAGGTAATTGTAACCATGAGCTAGGAAAAAGAGGGTTTACGGTCACAAAAAACAATAATTGTGACCGTAAACAGAAAAAAGGTGAGCAGACGGTCACAATAAAGGTTCTTAGTGATTGAAATTAGATAAAAAAACAGAAGTGAGGCTACAGTTAGATGACTACGTGCCCCTTCTTTATTAGAAAGATTCCCAATATTGAAAATAAGGAGTGATTCACCATGAAAGAACTGCTTTATGAAGGAAAAGCTAAGCGAATTTACAAAACAGATGAAGAAAATGTTGTATTAGTTGAATACAAAGATTCAGCCACCGCTTTTAACGGAGAAAAGAAAGCAGAAATCACTGGTAAAGGCCGACTCAATAACGAGATTACTAGTTTGTTATTTTTAAAGCTAAAAGAACAAGGAATTGAATCACACTTTATCAAAAGAGTTTCCGAAACGGAGCAGCTGGTGAAGAAAGTAACCATCATTCCGCTAGAAGTAGTGGTTCGTAACGTGGCCGCTGGCAGTTTTTCAAAAAGATTGGGAATCGAAGAAGGGGCGCCGCTTTCAGCACCAATAGTTGAGTTTTATTTGAAAGATGATGCACTGGGTGACCCGCTGGTAACAGTGGATCATATCCTTGAACTAAAAGCGGCGACAGCCGAAGAGATTAGTATTTTACGAGAAAAAGCGCTGGAAGTAGATGCGGTTTTATCGAGCTTTTTTGCAGAACTAGGCATAAACTTAATCGATTTTAAACTTGAGTTTGGCAAAGACGTACAGGGACAAATTTTATTAGCTGATGAAATTTCTCCTGATACATGCCGCTTATGGGATCAAAAAACAAATGAAAAGCTGGATAAAGATGTATTCCGCCGTGATTTAGGAAGTTTAACAGATGCATATGAAACGATTTTAATAAGACTTGGAGGTCATCAGCATGTTTAAAGTCAAAGTATACGTTACATTGAGAGAAAGTGTATTAGATCCACAAGGCAAGGCTGTAACTCATTCATTAAATTCGTTAAATTATCAAGAAGTAACCGATGTCCGCATCGGCAAATATATGGAACTCACGATTGAAAAATCAGATCGCGACCTTGATGAAGTCGTAAACGAGATTTGTACGAAACTGTTAGCCAATCCAGTTATTGAAGATTACCGCTATGAGGTAGAGGAGTGTGTCGCCCAGTGAAATTTGCGGTTATTGTTTTTCCGGGCTCGAACTGTGATGTCGATATGTTTCATGCGATTCAAGATGAACTTGGCGAGGAAGTCGAATATGTGTGGCACGATACTGAAAGCTTGGCTGAATATGACGGGATTCTCCTGCCAGGCGGTTTTTCTTATGGCGACTATCTAAGGTCGGGAGCGATTGCCCGTTTTAGCAACGTAATGAAAGAAGTTGTAAAAGCAGCCGAAGCTGGCAAGCCAATTCTTGGGGTATGCAATGGATTCCAAATCCTTCTTGAAGCAGGCTTACTGCCAGGTGCAATGAGACGGAATGAAAGTCTATCATTTATTTGCAAACCAGTTGAACTAAAAGTAGAAACCAACAGAACGATATTTACTGCTGAATACGAACAAGGCCAAACCATTACGATTCCGGTCGCCCATGGTGAAGGAAATTACTATTGTGATGAGCAAACGCTCGCTCAATTAAAGGAAAATAACCAAATCGTGTTTACCTATCAGCAAAATCCGAACGGAAGTCTTGCTGATATCGCGGGTATCACAAATGAAAAAGGAAATGTTCTTGGAATGATGCCGCACCCGGAAAGAGCGGTAGATGAATTGCTCGGCGGTGCCGACGGACTAAAATTGTTTCAATCGATTGTGAAGACATGGAGGGAAGCAAATGTTGTTAACGCTTGAACCAAATCCAGAACAAATCAAAGAACAGAAACTATATCAGCAAATGGGTTTGTCAGATGAAGAATTCACAATGATTGAATCGATTCTCGGCCGTACACCGAATTATACTGAAACAGGCCTTTTCTCGGTAATGTGGTCGGAGCACTGCAGTTATAAAAACTCGAAGCCGGTTCTAAAAAGATTCCCAACCTCTGGTGAAAGAGTTCTTCAAGGTCCCGGCGAAGGTGCCGGAATTGTCGATATCGGCGACGGTCAGGCGGTTGTGTTTAAAATTGAAAGCCATAACCACCCATCCGCAATTGAACCATACCAAGGCGCTGCCACCGGCGTCGGCGGAATAATCCGTGATGTATTTTCGATGGGCGCACGTCCAATTGCCATGCTAAACTCGCTTCGCTTTGGCGAACTGGATACAGCCAGAGTGCGCTATTTATTTAAAGAAGTAGTCGCAGGTATTGCCGGCTACGGCAACTGCATCGGGATTCCTACAGTCGGCGGTGAGGTGCAGTTTGACCCGTCCTATGATGGAAATCCTCTCGTCAATGCGATGTGTGTCGGTCTGATAAATCATGAAGATATTAAAAAAGGTCAGGCTCACGGTCTTGGCAATACCGTAATGTATGTAGGTGCAAAGACTGGCCGTGACGGAATTCACGGTGCAACATTTGCTTCTGAAGAATTAACCGAGCAGTCCGATGAAAATCGCCCAGCGGTTCAAGTCGGCGACCCATTCATGGAAAAGCTGTTGTTAGAAGCATGCTTGGAGCTTATCCATTCGGATGCTCTTGTTGGGATTCAGGATATGGGTGCCGCGGGACTCGCCAGCTCTTCTTCAGAAATGGCCAGCAAAGCCGGGATGGGCATCGAGATGAATTTAGACCTTGTTCCGCAACGCGAAACCGGAATGACTGCTTATGAAATGATGCTGTCTGAATCACAGGAACGGATGCTCATTGTCGTGAAAAAAGGCAGAGAACAAGAGATCAAGGATCTTTTTTCAAAATATGATTTAGAAGCTGTTGCAATTGGAAAGGTAACGGACGATAAACAATTCCGCCTGTTCCATAAAGGGGAAGTGGTTGCTGACCTGCCAGTCGATGCATTGGCTGAGGATGCACCGGTTTATCACAAACCATCCAAAGAACCAGCCTACTTTGCTGAATTCCAAGCGATGGAAAATGAAGTACCAAAGGTCAATGACCTCAAGGATACATTATTAAAATTGTTAAGCCAGCCTACCATTGCCAGCAAGGAATGGGTTTATGAGCAATATGATTACATGGTGCGCACCAACACAGTTGTATCACCAGGTTCAGATGCTGCTGTAACCCGTATTAGAGGGACCCGTAAAGCACTAGCGATGACCACGGATTGTAATTCCCGTTATGTGTATTTGGATCCAGAAACCGGTGGAAAAATTGCTGTCGCAGAAGCTGCCCGTAACATTGTATGTTCTGGTGCAGAACCATTAGCAATTACCGATAACTTGAATTTTGGGAATCCTGAAAAGCCAGAGGTATTCTGGCAAATTGAAAAATCAGCCGATGGAATCAGTGAAGCCTGCCGTGTCCTTGAAACACCTGTTATCGGCGGAAACGTATCATTATATAACGAAACAAGCGGTACAGCGATTTACCCCACACCTGTTATTGGAATGGTTGGACTTATAACAGACCTAGACCATATTACAACTCAGCATTTTAAAACAAGCGGCGACCTTATTTATTTAGTCGGGGAAACGAAACCGGAATTTGGCGGCAGTGAGCTGCAAAAATTGTTGAACGGAAAAATTTCCGGAAAAGCACCAGAATTAAATATTGAAATGGAAAAAGAAAGACAACGCCAGGTTCTAGCTGCGATTCGTGCTGGATTGATTCAATCTGCACACGACTTGTCAGAAGGCGGTTTAGCTGTTGCCCTTTCAGAATGTCTTTTTGCAGGTGAAGGGCTTGGGGCTGATGTGAATATAACAGGAGATTCAATTTCTGCATTATTCAGTGAAACACAATCACGTTTTCTTTTATCAGTAAAAAAAGAACATCAAGCAGAGTTTGAAAGTTTAGTAGACGCGAGTCTTATCGGTGAAGTGAATGAATCGGCTGCATTGCGAGTTCTAAATGGAACTGTTCCTGTTCTTGAGTCTTCAGTTGATGAATTAAAAGCTGCCTGGAAAGGGGCGATCCCATGCTTGCTGAAATCAAGGGATTAAACGAAGAATGCGGCATCTTTGGTGTCTTTGGACATCAGGATGCCGCCCAATTAACCTATTACGGGCTTCACAGCCTGCAGCACCGCGGCCAGGAGGGTACCGGCATCGTTGTCTCTGATGGTAAAACCCTTAAAGGGGCCAAGGGTGAAGGGCTCGTGGCAGAAATTTTTACAGAAGAAGCGATGTCCCAATTAACAGGGTCTGCAGCAATCGGTCATGTCCGCTATGCTACAGCAGGGGGCGGCGGCTATGAAAATGTCCAGCC
The DNA window shown above is from Neobacillus sp. WH10 and carries:
- the purB gene encoding adenylosuccinate lyase, with protein sequence MIDRYTRPEMGAIWTEENRFNAWLEVEILACEAWAELGEIPKEDVKKLRENASFNIDRIKEIEEETRHDVVAFTRAVSETLGEERKWVHYGLTSTDVVDTALSYVLKQANAILLKDLENFIEILRNKAIEHKMTVMMGRTHGVHAEPTTFGLKLALWYEEMKRNLERLKQAAQGVEFGKISGAVGTYANINPFVEQYVCEKLGLGQAPISTQTLQRDRHAHYMSAIALIATSIEKFAVEVRGLQKSETREVEEFFAKGQKGSSAMPHKRNPIGSENMTGMARVIRGYMMTAYENVPLWHERDISHSSAERIILPDATIALNYMLNRFANIIKNLTVYPENMKRNMERTLGLIYSQRVLLALIDKGLSREEAYDTVQPKTMEAWEKQVPFRGLIEAEGKITALLSPEEIADCFDYHYHLQHVDTIFDRLGLNG
- the purC gene encoding phosphoribosylaminoimidazolesuccinocarboxamide synthase, with protein sequence MKELLYEGKAKRIYKTDEENVVLVEYKDSATAFNGEKKAEITGKGRLNNEITSLLFLKLKEQGIESHFIKRVSETEQLVKKVTIIPLEVVVRNVAAGSFSKRLGIEEGAPLSAPIVEFYLKDDALGDPLVTVDHILELKAATAEEISILREKALEVDAVLSSFFAELGINLIDFKLEFGKDVQGQILLADEISPDTCRLWDQKTNEKLDKDVFRRDLGSLTDAYETILIRLGGHQHV
- the purS gene encoding phosphoribosylformylglycinamidine synthase subunit PurS, which encodes MFKVKVYVTLRESVLDPQGKAVTHSLNSLNYQEVTDVRIGKYMELTIEKSDRDLDEVVNEICTKLLANPVIEDYRYEVEECVAQ
- the purQ gene encoding phosphoribosylformylglycinamidine synthase subunit PurQ, which produces MKFAVIVFPGSNCDVDMFHAIQDELGEEVEYVWHDTESLAEYDGILLPGGFSYGDYLRSGAIARFSNVMKEVVKAAEAGKPILGVCNGFQILLEAGLLPGAMRRNESLSFICKPVELKVETNRTIFTAEYEQGQTITIPVAHGEGNYYCDEQTLAQLKENNQIVFTYQQNPNGSLADIAGITNEKGNVLGMMPHPERAVDELLGGADGLKLFQSIVKTWREANVVNA
- the purL gene encoding phosphoribosylformylglycinamidine synthase subunit PurL, coding for MLLTLEPNPEQIKEQKLYQQMGLSDEEFTMIESILGRTPNYTETGLFSVMWSEHCSYKNSKPVLKRFPTSGERVLQGPGEGAGIVDIGDGQAVVFKIESHNHPSAIEPYQGAATGVGGIIRDVFSMGARPIAMLNSLRFGELDTARVRYLFKEVVAGIAGYGNCIGIPTVGGEVQFDPSYDGNPLVNAMCVGLINHEDIKKGQAHGLGNTVMYVGAKTGRDGIHGATFASEELTEQSDENRPAVQVGDPFMEKLLLEACLELIHSDALVGIQDMGAAGLASSSSEMASKAGMGIEMNLDLVPQRETGMTAYEMMLSESQERMLIVVKKGREQEIKDLFSKYDLEAVAIGKVTDDKQFRLFHKGEVVADLPVDALAEDAPVYHKPSKEPAYFAEFQAMENEVPKVNDLKDTLLKLLSQPTIASKEWVYEQYDYMVRTNTVVSPGSDAAVTRIRGTRKALAMTTDCNSRYVYLDPETGGKIAVAEAARNIVCSGAEPLAITDNLNFGNPEKPEVFWQIEKSADGISEACRVLETPVIGGNVSLYNETSGTAIYPTPVIGMVGLITDLDHITTQHFKTSGDLIYLVGETKPEFGGSELQKLLNGKISGKAPELNIEMEKERQRQVLAAIRAGLIQSAHDLSEGGLAVALSECLFAGEGLGADVNITGDSISALFSETQSRFLLSVKKEHQAEFESLVDASLIGEVNESAALRVLNGTVPVLESSVDELKAAWKGAIPCLLKSRD